One Enterococcus silesiacus genomic window carries:
- a CDS encoding sugar-binding protein, protein MKISEDYRKMLKIVTMYYEQGLTQAVIAQKMGISRPVISKILQQAKETGVVSISIKDESAHVVELALRVEEKYQLADVIVIPANEQKQVEAVKKEVSLAAAACLKERLKAGMSVGLSWGTTLADMIDEMPYYSFPTINVCPLVGGVSSEHLYFDTNHLVFRLAEKLNSRCQYFYAPALAESIKLADVLNKTQLLGKALNQARNVDLAIIGVGNPNKSSTWKRLGYIEAEELKMIKETGVKGDAVASLFDKNGQTVNNEISKRMLGIKVEDLVTIPDVMIIGCGKEKAESIKSLLLGKCCTILVIDQTIAEALV, encoded by the coding sequence ATGAAAATCAGTGAAGATTACCGGAAAATGTTGAAAATTGTTACAATGTATTATGAACAAGGCTTAACCCAAGCTGTTATTGCTCAAAAAATGGGTATTTCCCGACCTGTTATTTCAAAGATTTTACAACAGGCGAAGGAGACAGGGGTCGTTTCAATTTCAATCAAAGATGAATCTGCACATGTCGTTGAACTAGCGTTACGCGTAGAAGAAAAATATCAGCTGGCTGATGTGATTGTAATTCCTGCTAATGAGCAAAAACAGGTTGAGGCAGTGAAAAAGGAAGTTAGTCTAGCCGCGGCTGCGTGTCTTAAAGAACGTTTAAAAGCTGGAATGAGTGTTGGATTATCATGGGGAACGACGCTAGCAGATATGATCGATGAGATGCCTTATTACTCATTTCCAACGATTAATGTATGTCCTTTAGTAGGTGGTGTTTCCAGTGAGCATCTCTATTTCGATACAAATCACTTGGTTTTCAGATTAGCTGAAAAACTCAACAGTCGCTGTCAGTACTTTTATGCGCCTGCACTAGCTGAGAGTATCAAACTAGCAGATGTGCTAAATAAGACACAATTACTTGGAAAGGCATTGAATCAAGCTCGAAATGTCGACTTAGCAATTATTGGAGTAGGCAATCCGAATAAAAGCTCTACGTGGAAACGTCTTGGTTATATCGAAGCAGAAGAATTAAAAATGATCAAAGAAACAGGTGTTAAAGGAGACGCGGTAGCGTCCTTATTTGACAAAAATGGTCAAACAGTGAACAATGAAATAAGCAAACGAATGCTAGGCATTAAAGTGGAAGACTTAGTAACGATACCTGATGTGATGATTATTGGCTGCGGTAAGGAAAAAGCTGAAAGTATCAAGTCGTTGCTATTAGGTAAATGCTGTACTATTTTAGTTATTGATCAGACGATTGCGGAAGCTTTAGTTTGA
- a CDS encoding phenazine biosynthesis protein PhzF: MKCTVLRVDAFTTSAGQGNPAGVVLAGDNYTTEEMQKIAKRVGFNETVFVCSSETADVKLRYFTPGHETPLCGHATIGAIFALFNATGDQVLQIETGAGILPIVYEEKSQRITMKQAEPKFIGFKGDQAALCRSLGIVPSDLHPDLPIQYGNTGSWTLIVPVVDATILDEMKPIQKDFPAILKEMPRSSIHPFAILDEQAGIFTARHFSSPFSGTTEDSVTGTASGVMGAYALNHIYRHEESKEITVFQGKHVQMEGVVLVYVVKDGQGVHKVKISGTACLNEEFEVEIT, translated from the coding sequence ATGAAATGTACAGTTTTAAGAGTGGATGCCTTTACTACTAGCGCAGGTCAAGGGAATCCTGCAGGTGTTGTATTGGCTGGAGATAATTATACTACAGAAGAAATGCAAAAAATCGCAAAAAGAGTTGGTTTTAACGAAACTGTTTTTGTGTGCTCAAGCGAGACCGCGGATGTTAAATTAAGATACTTTACACCTGGACACGAGACACCACTTTGTGGACACGCAACAATTGGTGCGATTTTCGCGCTTTTTAATGCTACAGGCGATCAGGTGCTGCAAATTGAAACTGGGGCTGGAATATTGCCAATTGTGTATGAAGAAAAATCGCAAAGAATCACCATGAAGCAGGCAGAGCCTAAGTTTATTGGCTTTAAGGGGGATCAGGCAGCACTTTGTCGAAGCCTAGGTATCGTACCTTCAGACCTTCATCCAGATTTACCTATACAATATGGTAATACAGGTTCATGGACGTTAATTGTGCCTGTGGTTGATGCCACAATTTTAGATGAAATGAAGCCGATACAGAAGGATTTTCCAGCAATTTTAAAAGAGATGCCTAGATCATCGATCCATCCTTTTGCAATACTTGATGAACAAGCAGGAATATTTACAGCTCGCCACTTTTCCTCGCCATTTTCTGGAACAACAGAAGACTCAGTTACAGGGACCGCTTCTGGTGTGATGGGAGCATATGCACTAAACCACATTTATCGCCATGAAGAATCCAAAGAAATCACTGTTTTTCAAGGTAAACATGTCCAAATGGAAGGCGTTGTTTTAGTGTATGTCGTAAAAGATGGCCAAGGGGTACATAAGGTTAAAATCTCTGGAACAGCCTGCCTGAATGAAGAATTTGAAGTTGAGATAACATAA
- a CDS encoding transcription antiterminator BglG, with amino-acid sequence MKIKKVLNQNAVLVVDAGQEKVAVGKGVGFNKKKNDLLPPQQVERMFVMEPEGLKKLQVLLSQIDEKYFFVTEEIIAHAETILGEKLNEHINIGLSDHIAFAAENIQNNIIVRNKLLNEIEILYTEEFSIAQWAVDYLTQTLGIPFSYDEAGYIAIHIHSARSGRTDNSKSIREVTIVSEIIHLIEQELDINIHDEKMSLCYSRLVNHLRLFIHRFQQSQYAVLDDEILDVVRKKYAESYEISKKVQVLLMRNFHYQVPNEELGYLAIHIERLKMIK; translated from the coding sequence ATGAAAATTAAAAAGGTACTTAATCAAAATGCTGTGCTCGTTGTTGATGCTGGGCAGGAAAAAGTGGCAGTTGGTAAGGGCGTGGGTTTTAACAAAAAGAAAAATGATTTGTTACCCCCACAACAAGTGGAACGAATGTTTGTAATGGAACCAGAAGGCTTGAAAAAGCTCCAAGTTTTATTATCACAAATCGATGAAAAGTATTTTTTTGTCACGGAAGAAATCATTGCCCATGCGGAGACGATTTTGGGTGAAAAATTGAATGAACATATCAATATTGGTTTGAGTGATCATATTGCATTTGCCGCAGAGAATATCCAAAATAATATCATTGTGCGAAATAAACTTTTGAATGAAATCGAAATTCTCTATACTGAAGAGTTTTCAATTGCGCAATGGGCAGTGGATTATTTGACGCAAACGTTAGGCATTCCATTTAGTTATGATGAAGCAGGCTATATCGCAATCCATATTCACAGTGCTCGCAGTGGACGTACGGATAATAGCAAAAGTATTCGTGAGGTCACAATTGTTTCAGAAATTATTCATTTGATCGAGCAAGAATTAGACATCAATATTCATGATGAAAAGATGAGCTTATGCTATTCACGACTAGTCAATCATTTACGTTTGTTTATTCACCGTTTTCAACAAAGTCAGTATGCAGTGTTGGATGATGAAATTTTGGACGTTGTGCGTAAAAAATACGCAGAAAGTTACGAGATATCCAAAAAAGTACAAGTTTTGTTAATGAGAAATTTTCACTATCAAGTACCAAATGAAGAATTAGGTTATCTGGCTATTCATATCGAACGGCTGAAGATGATCAAATAA
- a CDS encoding ATPase: MTNKFDLKQGLTQSEVEERKKQGLQNDYEENVAKSTKDIIYDNVMTLFNFLNFGIALCLLFVGAYSNLAFLAIILVNMGMGIYQEIHARNLVQKLSIVAKESVHVIRDGKEIEIDTKELVMDDIVLISAGEQVPSDLEVLDGKAEANEALLTGESDLIEKTEGAVLLSGSFLASGQVYGKVIHVGADNYAVKITAEAKVHKPIQSELVNSIRKVSKFTSLVIIPLGIILFIEGFMIRDSGLEASVVASAAALLGMLPKGLVLLISITLTAGVVKLAKKRILVQDMYSIETLAHVDTLCLDKTGTITEGKMKVQKVDVLHADFHENFPQIIGSYLAESTDNNITMQAIREYFELSNRYGAVKSLPFSSERKWGAIEFNELGTVYLGAPERLFVESRLPKEVIEAQENGYRVLMLGIAENTPLDEEKMPYLEPLAILEIDDPIRQNAKKTLAYLREEGIDLKVISGDNPITVSNIARRAGLFGYESYVDLSTMETEAEVRKAVHEYTVFGRVSPQQKRTIVRELKDNDHVVAMTGDGVNDVLALREADCSIAMAEGDGATRQISNLVLLDSDFTTLPDVLFEGRRVVNNVTKVASVFFIKTIYSFILSMICVFTTIAFPFIPIQITLIDLAIEGYPAFFLSFESDKRKVRGKFLPTALRNASVNAVLVVLNIVTIYLLGQNQGFTQIDTTTLMYYLLIGISCMAVVRACLPFNPLRIFLAVTTVGGIYVAAMLFHSILEVGFLTQQTLPIFVVMMLINIIVRIMIGLVQLKRAGKTIKDL; the protein is encoded by the coding sequence ATGACTAATAAGTTTGACCTGAAACAAGGATTGACTCAATCAGAGGTTGAGGAACGAAAAAAACAAGGTTTACAAAATGACTACGAGGAAAACGTGGCTAAATCTACAAAAGATATTATTTATGATAACGTAATGACGCTGTTTAACTTTTTAAACTTTGGAATTGCGCTGTGTCTACTTTTTGTTGGGGCATATTCCAACCTAGCATTTTTAGCAATTATATTAGTAAATATGGGGATGGGCATCTACCAAGAGATTCATGCAAGAAACCTCGTGCAAAAATTATCGATTGTCGCTAAAGAAAGTGTTCATGTCATTCGAGATGGCAAAGAGATAGAAATCGATACAAAAGAATTAGTGATGGATGATATCGTGCTAATTTCAGCTGGGGAACAGGTACCTTCTGATTTAGAAGTTTTAGACGGAAAAGCAGAAGCAAATGAAGCCTTATTAACTGGTGAATCAGATTTGATTGAGAAGACAGAAGGGGCGGTTTTGTTATCTGGTAGTTTTCTAGCGAGTGGTCAAGTATACGGAAAAGTGATCCACGTGGGGGCTGACAACTATGCCGTTAAGATCACTGCAGAAGCCAAGGTGCACAAACCGATCCAGTCTGAATTAGTGAATTCAATTCGTAAAGTATCAAAATTTACGAGTTTAGTGATCATTCCACTAGGGATCATTTTGTTTATAGAAGGTTTTATGATTCGTGATTCTGGGTTAGAAGCTTCTGTGGTTGCTTCAGCTGCGGCGTTACTGGGAATGTTACCAAAAGGGTTAGTTCTTTTGATTAGTATTACCTTAACAGCAGGTGTTGTAAAACTGGCTAAAAAGCGAATTCTTGTTCAAGATATGTATTCAATTGAAACACTAGCTCATGTTGATACACTTTGTTTAGATAAGACTGGAACAATTACTGAAGGAAAAATGAAAGTCCAAAAAGTGGACGTTTTACATGCTGATTTTCATGAGAATTTCCCGCAAATTATCGGTAGTTACTTGGCTGAAAGTACCGATAATAACATCACGATGCAAGCAATTAGAGAGTACTTTGAACTTTCTAATCGCTATGGAGCGGTAAAAAGCTTGCCATTTTCTTCTGAAAGAAAATGGGGGGCAATCGAATTTAACGAATTAGGGACCGTTTATCTTGGTGCACCAGAAAGATTATTTGTAGAGAGTCGTTTACCTAAAGAAGTGATCGAAGCACAAGAAAATGGTTATCGTGTATTAATGTTGGGTATTGCTGAAAATACGCCGTTAGATGAAGAAAAGATGCCTTATTTAGAACCTTTGGCTATTTTAGAAATTGATGATCCGATTCGTCAAAATGCAAAGAAAACGTTGGCTTATCTCCGTGAAGAAGGCATCGATCTTAAGGTGATCTCTGGCGACAATCCAATAACCGTGTCTAATATTGCTCGTCGCGCTGGCTTATTTGGGTATGAATCGTATGTTGACCTTTCGACCATGGAGACAGAAGCAGAAGTCCGCAAAGCAGTGCATGAATATACTGTTTTCGGTCGTGTCTCACCTCAACAAAAACGGACGATCGTCCGTGAATTAAAAGACAATGATCATGTTGTGGCCATGACTGGTGATGGCGTTAATGATGTTTTAGCCTTAAGAGAAGCAGACTGTAGTATTGCGATGGCAGAAGGCGACGGTGCAACAAGACAGATTTCTAATTTAGTGTTGTTGGATTCTGATTTCACAACATTACCAGATGTCTTATTTGAAGGTCGACGTGTCGTGAATAATGTAACGAAAGTTGCGAGTGTGTTTTTTATCAAAACGATTTATTCATTTATTCTATCAATGATTTGTGTATTTACGACCATTGCATTTCCTTTTATACCGATCCAAATCACGTTGATTGATTTGGCGATCGAAGGCTATCCTGCGTTTTTCTTGTCATTTGAAAGTGATAAACGAAAAGTACGAGGGAAATTCCTACCAACAGCTTTACGAAATGCTTCAGTGAATGCGGTGTTGGTCGTGTTAAATATCGTTACAATCTATTTGTTGGGACAAAATCAAGGATTTACGCAAATCGATACGACAACCTTGATGTATTATTTATTGATTGGTATTAGTTGCATGGCAGTTGTTCGTGCTTGTTTACCATTTAATCCATTACGAATTTTCTTAGCCGTTACAACAGTAGGCGGAATTTATGTTGCTGCTATGTTATTCCATAGTATTTTAGAAGTAGGCTTTTTAACTCAGCAAACGTTACCGATTTTTGTGGTAATGATGCTAATCAATATTATTGTTCGAATCATGATCGGCCTTGTCCAATTGAAACGAGCGGGTAAAACAATCAAAGATCTTTAA
- a CDS encoding DNA-directed RNA polymerase subunit delta, with amino-acid sequence MEINVFDGLNKDELSMIEVAHAILEQREDVMDFSDLVNQIQNYLGKSDSEIRDSLAQFYTDLNIDGSFISLGDNRWGLRSWYPLDSINEEVTHGLDEDEEDKPRRRKRKKVNAFISGANDEDVIDYNDDDPEDAELTDDADDDILYDDDDDDEEIKAYNSDLQEIGADSDDEEEVLPGIEEDLTIIDEDDVDDDFDDEDEYATPEEEA; translated from the coding sequence TTGGAAATTAATGTATTTGACGGGTTGAACAAAGATGAATTATCCATGATCGAAGTTGCGCACGCAATTTTAGAACAACGTGAAGATGTGATGGACTTCTCTGATTTAGTAAACCAAATTCAAAACTATCTTGGAAAATCTGACAGCGAAATTCGTGACTCTTTAGCACAATTTTATACTGACTTAAATATTGATGGCAGTTTTATCTCTCTTGGAGATAACCGTTGGGGCTTGCGCTCATGGTATCCACTTGATTCTATCAACGAAGAAGTAACACACGGCTTAGATGAAGATGAAGAAGACAAACCACGCCGTAGAAAACGTAAGAAAGTCAATGCCTTTATTAGTGGCGCTAACGATGAAGATGTGATCGACTATAACGATGACGATCCGGAAGATGCTGAATTAACAGATGACGCTGACGACGATATACTTTACGATGACGACGATGATGATGAAGAGATCAAAGCATATAACTCTGATCTTCAAGAAATCGGCGCAGATTCGGATGATGAAGAAGAAGTCTTACCAGGAATTGAAGAAGATCTTACCATTATTGATGAAGATGATGTAGACGATGACTTTGATGACGAAGATGAATATGCGACTCCTGAAGAAGAAGCATAG
- a CDS encoding PTS N-acetylglucosamine transporter subunit IIABC, translating into MKAYMQRMGRSLMLPVAVLPAASLLVGIANWIVGTVGPSAATTFLMNGGLAILDNLALLFAVGLALGMSKDKDGSAALAGLVAYLVPKAVLSTASVQALMGLKDIADVSPAFNSMGNNVFVGIVAGLTAAAMYNKFHNVKLPMALSFFSGKRLVPIMSAIAMLAISFVLLFIWPVVYNGLVSFGEAISSLGFVGAGLYGFFNRLLIPTGLHHALNSVFWFDVANINDIGNFLAGQQALDSGKAIIGQTGMYQAGFFPVMMFGLPAGAFAIYQCARPEKKKVTASLMLAAGFAAFFTGVTEPLEFSFMFVAWPLYVVHAVLTGLSLAFAAFMHWTAGFAFSAGFVDFFLSLKNPVANHPMMLVVQGLVVAVIYYFAFRFAITKFNLMTPGREEGDGEETPDLDTTGDNKFAVLANKIYQGLGANANVTSIDNCTTRLRLTVNDTSKVDQAKIKATGVPGVKVIDDKNIQVIVGTEVQFVADEMTKLHNGGAPVTSGEPVKKPEVKTVTPKATAKETELYAVANGKAIPISEVQDDVFSSKMMGDGFAVIPTDGDVSTPVAGKITSIFPTKHALGIQTDSGIEVLLHMGLDTVELKGAPFTLHVEEGQVLKQGDKIATIDLAALEAAGKKSDLIVVFTNQDVVENYDLTKTNQTVSANELIGKVTVK; encoded by the coding sequence ATGAAAGCATATATGCAAAGAATGGGACGCTCGTTGATGCTTCCTGTAGCGGTATTGCCGGCTGCTTCTCTATTAGTAGGGATTGCAAACTGGATCGTAGGGACAGTAGGACCTAGTGCGGCGACAACATTTTTAATGAATGGCGGATTAGCTATTCTTGATAACTTAGCTTTGTTATTCGCTGTAGGTTTGGCATTGGGTATGTCAAAAGATAAAGATGGATCTGCGGCACTTGCAGGTTTAGTCGCTTATCTAGTACCTAAAGCAGTATTGAGTACAGCTTCTGTACAAGCACTTATGGGATTGAAAGATATCGCAGACGTAAGTCCAGCTTTCAACAGCATGGGAAATAACGTATTTGTAGGGATTGTGGCTGGTTTGACAGCTGCTGCAATGTACAACAAATTCCATAACGTGAAATTGCCAATGGCACTTTCATTCTTTAGTGGTAAAAGACTAGTTCCAATTATGTCAGCTATTGCTATGTTAGCAATTTCATTTGTTTTATTATTTATTTGGCCAGTTGTTTATAACGGCTTAGTATCATTTGGTGAAGCTATTTCTAGTTTAGGTTTTGTTGGAGCTGGTTTATACGGATTCTTCAACCGTTTATTAATTCCAACAGGCTTACACCATGCATTGAATTCAGTTTTCTGGTTTGACGTTGCAAATATCAATGATATCGGTAACTTCTTAGCTGGACAACAAGCATTAGACTCAGGTAAAGCAATTATTGGTCAAACAGGTATGTATCAAGCTGGTTTCTTCCCAGTAATGATGTTTGGTTTACCAGCAGGAGCCTTTGCAATTTATCAATGTGCTCGTCCAGAGAAGAAAAAAGTAACTGCTTCATTGATGTTAGCAGCAGGTTTTGCTGCATTCTTTACAGGTGTAACTGAACCTTTAGAATTTTCATTCATGTTTGTGGCATGGCCTTTATACGTAGTACATGCTGTACTTACAGGTCTATCTTTAGCGTTTGCAGCATTTATGCATTGGACTGCCGGGTTTGCGTTTAGTGCAGGTTTTGTTGACTTCTTCTTAAGTCTGAAAAATCCAGTTGCAAATCATCCAATGATGTTAGTCGTTCAAGGTTTGGTAGTTGCGGTAATTTATTACTTTGCATTCCGTTTTGCAATCACTAAATTTAATTTAATGACTCCAGGACGCGAAGAAGGCGACGGCGAAGAAACACCGGATTTAGATACTACTGGTGACAATAAATTTGCTGTGTTAGCAAACAAAATCTACCAAGGTTTAGGTGCAAATGCGAACGTTACGTCAATCGATAATTGTACAACTCGTTTACGTTTAACTGTTAACGACACAAGTAAAGTCGATCAAGCAAAAATCAAAGCAACTGGTGTACCAGGTGTGAAAGTGATTGATGATAAGAATATTCAAGTGATTGTGGGAACCGAAGTCCAATTTGTAGCGGATGAAATGACTAAGCTTCATAATGGTGGGGCACCAGTTACTTCAGGTGAACCTGTAAAAAAGCCTGAAGTGAAAACTGTAACACCAAAAGCGACGGCTAAAGAAACTGAATTATACGCTGTTGCAAATGGTAAAGCTATTCCAATCTCTGAAGTACAAGATGATGTTTTTTCATCGAAAATGATGGGTGACGGTTTTGCAGTTATCCCAACCGATGGTGACGTTTCTACACCTGTAGCAGGTAAAATCACAAGTATCTTCCCAACAAAACATGCGTTAGGAATTCAAACAGATTCTGGTATTGAAGTATTGTTACACATGGGCTTAGATACAGTTGAGCTAAAAGGAGCACCTTTTACTTTACATGTTGAAGAAGGTCAAGTGTTAAAACAAGGTGATAAAATAGCAACAATCGATCTAGCAGCATTAGAAGCTGCTGGTAAAAAATCTGATTTGATCGTTGTTTTCACAAATCAAGATGTTGTTGAAAACTATGATTTAACAAAAACAAATCAAACAGTTTCTGCTAATGAATTAATTGGTAAAGTGACTGTAAAATAA
- the tuf gene encoding elongation factor Tu (EF-Tu; promotes GTP-dependent binding of aminoacyl-tRNA to the A-site of ribosomes during protein biosynthesis; when the tRNA anticodon matches the mRNA codon, GTP hydrolysis results; the inactive EF-Tu-GDP leaves the ribosome and release of GDP is promoted by elongation factor Ts; many prokaryotes have two copies of the gene encoding EF-Tu) encodes MAKQHYDRSKPHVNIGTIGHVDHGKTTLTAAITTVLGKKGLANPQDYASIDAAPEERERGITINTSHVEYETEARHYAHIDAPGHADYVKNMITGAAQMDGAILVVSATDGPMPQTREHILLSRQVGVKYLIVFLNKTDLVDDEELIDLVEMEVRELLNEYNFPGDDTPIIKGSALKALQGDPTAEGAIMELMDTVDEYIPTPERDTDKPLLLPVEDVFSITGRGTVASGRIDRGKVSVGDEIEIVGIKPDTQKAIVTGIEMFRKTLDYGEAGDNVGVLLRGITRDEIERGQVIAKPGSITPHTKFIAEVYVLTKEEGGRHTPFFTNYRPQFYFRTTDVTGVVELPTGVEMVMPGDNVTIDVELIHPIAVEQGTTFSIREGGRTVGSGIVTEIEK; translated from the coding sequence ATGGCAAAACAACATTATGACAGAAGTAAACCACATGTAAATATCGGTACGATTGGACATGTCGATCACGGAAAGACGACATTGACCGCTGCGATCACAACAGTATTAGGGAAAAAAGGCCTAGCAAACCCGCAAGACTATGCTAGTATTGACGCAGCGCCAGAAGAACGTGAACGTGGTATTACAATCAACACATCACATGTAGAATATGAAACTGAAGCTCGGCATTATGCTCATATCGATGCACCAGGACACGCAGACTATGTGAAAAATATGATCACAGGTGCTGCCCAAATGGATGGTGCGATCTTAGTAGTATCAGCAACAGATGGACCAATGCCGCAAACTAGAGAACATATCCTATTATCTCGTCAAGTAGGCGTAAAATATTTGATTGTTTTTCTTAATAAAACTGATTTAGTTGATGATGAAGAATTGATCGATCTTGTTGAAATGGAAGTGCGTGAGTTACTAAATGAATATAATTTCCCAGGAGATGATACACCAATCATCAAAGGCTCAGCTTTGAAGGCTTTACAAGGTGACCCGACTGCTGAAGGTGCAATTATGGAATTAATGGACACAGTGGATGAGTATATTCCTACACCGGAAAGAGATACCGACAAACCATTGTTACTACCAGTGGAAGATGTCTTTTCAATTACGGGTCGAGGAACCGTTGCTTCTGGACGTATCGATCGAGGTAAAGTAAGTGTCGGGGATGAAATCGAAATTGTCGGAATTAAACCTGATACGCAAAAAGCTATAGTAACGGGAATTGAAATGTTCCGCAAAACATTAGATTATGGGGAAGCAGGAGACAATGTCGGTGTTCTTTTAAGAGGAATCACTCGAGATGAAATCGAACGTGGCCAAGTAATCGCAAAACCTGGCTCAATTACTCCGCATACGAAATTTATTGCAGAAGTTTACGTTTTAACAAAAGAAGAAGGCGGACGACATACACCATTCTTTACGAATTATCGTCCGCAATTTTACTTCCGAACTACTGACGTAACTGGAGTCGTTGAGTTGCCAACAGGTGTTGAAATGGTTATGCCAGGAGATAACGTCACGATCGATGTTGAATTGATTCATCCAATTGCGGTGGAACAAGGAACAACATTTTCAATTCGCGAAGGCGGACGAACTGTTGGATCAGGCATTGTTACTGAAATAGAAAAATAA
- a CDS encoding alpha/beta hydrolase, whose protein sequence is MDKQKKVLLTVDNSSIYYEVSGQGFPLFLLHGNGGSGKYFEKQVPEFSRYFTVFTVDSRGHARSTNTRNSLTFDEMAEDLYQIMKQEQVTQANIVGFSDGANLAMVFTKKYPEMVHRLVLNAGNTVIQGVRFPIRIFTAIEYVLLQFLAKFSKKAKKQLLTVRLMTHDIGVSNVDLQQFTAKTLVIVGKYDIIKRSHSIYLAKEIPHASFVLVPKQGHSFAKKDPQTFNREILTFLQEK, encoded by the coding sequence ATGGATAAACAAAAAAAAGTACTATTAACGGTAGACAATAGTTCGATTTATTATGAAGTATCAGGTCAAGGATTTCCTTTGTTTCTCCTTCATGGTAACGGTGGCAGTGGTAAGTATTTTGAAAAACAAGTGCCTGAATTTAGTCGTTATTTTACTGTCTTTACAGTGGATAGCCGCGGTCATGCTCGTTCAACGAACACGCGTAACTCGCTCACGTTTGACGAAATGGCAGAAGATTTATACCAGATCATGAAGCAAGAACAGGTTACTCAGGCTAATATCGTAGGTTTTAGTGATGGGGCAAATCTTGCAATGGTTTTCACAAAAAAATACCCTGAAATGGTACACCGCCTCGTTTTGAACGCTGGAAACACGGTGATTCAAGGAGTCCGTTTTCCTATAAGGATTTTTACTGCTATAGAATATGTTTTGTTACAATTTCTGGCTAAGTTCAGTAAAAAAGCGAAGAAACAGCTTCTCACTGTTCGTTTAATGACACATGATATTGGCGTTTCCAACGTCGATTTACAACAGTTCACAGCTAAAACTTTAGTAATCGTTGGTAAATACGATATCATCAAGCGATCACATTCAATTTATCTAGCAAAAGAAATCCCACATGCATCATTTGTCTTAGTTCCAAAACAAGGACATTCTTTTGCTAAAAAAGATCCCCAAACATTCAATCGAGAAATTTTAACATTCTTACAAGAAAAGTAG
- a CDS encoding transglycosylase SLT domain protein codes for MGKLMKIVKKLLLLFFLVLIIGVGYLGYQIRQNVQHVMNYEAEVEQAVTENNIPEYKNLVLAIIYTESKGRTEDLMQSSESAYGKRQMIGTTKESIDAGVAFLAQAIEKTNDAGCDIWTAVQAYNFGLDYIQFIKERGGKNSIRLAEEYSKEVLSPLLGNNDQKTYRYYRPQALIYNGGFLYSNGGNMFYADLVKMNEQFIKWLK; via the coding sequence ATGGGCAAATTGATGAAAATCGTAAAAAAATTATTGCTTTTGTTTTTTCTAGTGTTGATTATTGGTGTAGGTTACTTAGGCTACCAAATTCGCCAAAATGTTCAGCACGTAATGAACTACGAAGCTGAGGTAGAACAAGCGGTCACAGAAAATAATATTCCTGAATACAAAAATTTGGTTTTAGCAATTATTTATACTGAATCCAAGGGGCGTACAGAAGATCTGATGCAAAGCAGTGAAAGTGCTTATGGCAAACGGCAGATGATTGGAACTACGAAAGAAAGTATCGATGCAGGTGTAGCGTTTTTAGCACAGGCCATCGAAAAGACTAATGATGCAGGCTGTGATATCTGGACTGCTGTTCAAGCGTATAATTTCGGATTGGATTATATTCAGTTTATAAAAGAGCGTGGCGGGAAAAATTCGATTCGACTAGCAGAAGAATATTCAAAAGAGGTGCTATCGCCGTTATTGGGAAATAATGATCAAAAAACATACCGTTATTATCGGCCGCAGGCGCTTATCTACAACGGCGGATTTTTGTACAGCAATGGTGGGAATATGTTTTATGCTGATTTAGTGAAGATGAATGAGCAGTTTATTAAGTGGTTAAAATAA